One Solirubrobacter pauli DNA segment encodes these proteins:
- the rpe gene encoding ribulose-phosphate 3-epimerase: MLKGIAPSILAADFARLGEQVDAVLAAGARVIHVDVMDGHFVPPLTMGDLVVKAIADQVHEANAQIDVHLMVERPEQHVKAFAKAGADSITVHVEATPHLHYALQAIKAEGCLTGVALNPGTPVEAISAVEADMVLCMTVNPGWGGQAFLEPSIAKLGRIRELVGETKPIEVDGGIGAETAARCAAAGATVFVAGTAVFGAQNPQEAVKSISAAVGR, translated from the coding sequence ATGCTCAAGGGAATCGCCCCATCCATCCTCGCCGCCGACTTCGCCCGTCTGGGCGAGCAGGTCGACGCCGTGCTCGCCGCCGGTGCGCGGGTCATCCACGTCGACGTGATGGACGGCCACTTCGTCCCGCCGCTCACGATGGGCGACCTCGTCGTCAAGGCGATCGCCGACCAGGTGCACGAGGCCAACGCCCAGATCGACGTGCACCTGATGGTCGAGCGCCCCGAGCAGCACGTGAAGGCGTTCGCGAAGGCGGGGGCGGACTCGATCACCGTCCACGTCGAGGCCACGCCGCATCTGCACTACGCGTTGCAGGCGATCAAGGCCGAGGGGTGCCTGACGGGCGTCGCGCTCAACCCGGGCACGCCCGTGGAGGCGATCAGCGCGGTCGAGGCCGACATGGTCCTCTGCATGACCGTCAACCCCGGCTGGGGCGGCCAGGCCTTCCTGGAGCCGTCGATCGCCAAGCTGGGCCGCATCCGCGAGCTGGTCGGCGAGACCAAGCCGATCGAGGTGGACGGCGGCATCGGGGCGGAGACCGCCGCCCGCTGCGCCGCGGCCGGAGCCACCGTGTTCGTCGCCGGAACCGCCGTCTTCGGGGCCCAGAACCCCCAAGAAGCGGTCAAATCGATCTCGGCCGCGGTCGGCCGGTAG
- a CDS encoding response regulator, with amino-acid sequence MDCTVLIVDDHPSFRASARVLLESEGFNVIGEAVDGASAVSETVRLKPQLVLLDVQLPDIDGFDVAARITGHPDSPAVILVSSRDSSDFGPLVSRSGARGFVPKAELSGERVQELLV; translated from the coding sequence GTGGACTGCACCGTCCTAATCGTCGACGACCATCCGTCCTTCCGGGCGAGCGCACGCGTGCTCCTGGAATCGGAGGGGTTCAACGTCATCGGCGAGGCCGTGGACGGCGCCAGCGCGGTCTCAGAGACCGTGCGGCTCAAGCCTCAGCTCGTTCTCCTGGACGTGCAGCTCCCCGACATCGACGGGTTCGATGTCGCGGCTCGCATCACGGGCCACCCGGACTCTCCCGCGGTGATCCTCGTGTCGAGCCGAGACTCCTCGGACTTCGGACCTCTCGTGTCGCGCTCCGGCGCGCGCGGGTTCGTCCCGAAGGCCGAGCTGTCGGGTGAGCGCGTCCAGGAGCTGCTCGTTTGA
- a CDS encoding formyltransferase family protein, giving the protein MRNVYLGTSEFAAVVLRALADSAHRPQLVVTRPDAKQGRGQKLAPPPVAVLAAELGIPFIQPEELHSEETLGAIAAASPEVLTTCAYGVLIKEPLLSDYEMINVHPSLLPRWRGAAPIERSIMAGDAETGVAIMRVTAGWDSGPVYALGREPIRADDDYGTLVPRLEELGARLLVQVLDERPTPVEQDEAGVTYANKIGPRERALDPTQTPAEVERTIRALRPHIGSRLKLPDGTFLGVIDARVDGPTRAPAGGLVRTDGLRLLLDCHGGALEITEVRPPGGKVMPAADWLRGQRDEKLTNFRFDPALPDRPLDEVLVTAKREWRDPEDEWQPHVCALAARGDADTLTAMTVLAGDEDPELRELAAYVLGQLGTTTPALPAEQESALRDMAARESNPHVLSAIICAFGHLGGTAGHDWLLAQRAHADAYVREAVAFALGGRRGEDTLAALIDLSADEDPKVRDWATFALGTLAEADNPALRDALAARLDDPDEDTRMEAVHGLALRGDERAEAPARDLLAGRESLDDSVWRRHLLDETASHLDGD; this is encoded by the coding sequence TTGAGAAACGTCTACCTCGGCACCTCGGAGTTCGCGGCCGTCGTGCTGCGCGCGCTCGCCGACAGCGCGCATCGGCCGCAGCTCGTCGTCACCCGGCCGGACGCCAAGCAGGGCCGCGGTCAGAAGCTCGCGCCGCCGCCGGTCGCGGTGCTCGCGGCCGAGCTCGGCATCCCGTTCATCCAGCCGGAGGAGCTGCACTCGGAGGAGACGCTGGGCGCGATCGCCGCCGCGTCGCCCGAGGTGCTGACCACGTGCGCGTACGGCGTGTTGATCAAGGAGCCGCTGCTCAGCGACTACGAGATGATCAACGTGCATCCGTCGCTGCTGCCGCGCTGGCGGGGCGCGGCGCCGATCGAGCGCTCGATCATGGCGGGGGACGCGGAGACGGGCGTGGCGATCATGCGCGTGACCGCGGGCTGGGACTCCGGGCCCGTCTACGCGCTCGGCCGCGAGCCGATCCGCGCGGACGACGACTACGGCACGCTGGTCCCGCGCCTGGAGGAGCTGGGCGCGCGGTTGCTCGTGCAGGTGCTCGACGAGCGGCCCACGCCGGTCGAGCAAGACGAGGCCGGCGTCACCTACGCGAACAAGATCGGTCCGCGCGAGCGCGCGCTGGACCCGACCCAGACGCCTGCCGAGGTCGAGCGCACGATCCGCGCGCTGCGCCCGCACATCGGGTCGCGGCTCAAGCTGCCCGATGGCACCTTCCTCGGCGTGATCGACGCGCGCGTGGACGGCCCGACCCGCGCGCCCGCCGGCGGCCTCGTGCGCACCGACGGCCTGCGGCTGCTGCTCGACTGCCACGGCGGTGCCCTGGAGATCACGGAGGTGCGGCCGCCCGGCGGCAAGGTCATGCCCGCTGCCGACTGGCTGCGCGGCCAGCGCGACGAGAAGCTCACGAACTTCCGCTTCGACCCCGCCTTGCCCGACCGCCCGCTGGACGAGGTCCTCGTCACCGCCAAGCGCGAGTGGCGCGACCCCGAGGACGAGTGGCAGCCGCACGTCTGCGCCCTCGCCGCCCGCGGCGACGCCGACACGCTCACCGCCATGACCGTCCTGGCCGGCGACGAGGACCCCGAGCTGCGCGAGCTCGCCGCCTACGTGCTCGGCCAGCTCGGCACCACGACGCCTGCCCTGCCCGCCGAGCAGGAGTCCGCCCTGCGCGACATGGCCGCGCGCGAGTCCAACCCGCACGTCCTCAGCGCGATCATCTGCGCCTTCGGCCACCTCGGCGGGACCGCCGGCCACGACTGGCTGCTGGCCCAACGCGCCCACGCGGACGCCTACGTCCGCGAGGCCGTCGCCTTCGCCCTGGGCGGCCGCCGCGGCGAGGACACGCTCGCGGCCCTGATCGACCTTTCCGCCGACGAGGACCCGAAGGTCCGCGACTGGGCAACCTTCGCCCTCGGCACCCTCGCCGAAGCCGACAACCCCGCCCTGCGTGACGCGCTGGCCGCGCGCCTCGACGACCCCGACGAGGACACCCGCATGGAAGCCGTCCACGGCCTCGCCCTGCGCGGCGACGAACGCGCCGAAGCGCCGGCCCGCGACCTCCTCGCCGGACGAGAGTCCTTGGACGACAGCGTGTGGCGCCGGCACCTGTTGGACGAGACCGCCTCGCACCTCGACGGGGACTGA
- a CDS encoding sensor histidine kinase: MNALTRALAMLALAALLVGLLAAAVIAGSDHVDDTAFAIAFMVGVGYAWIATGLFAWSRRPANKVGALMAATGFAWLLNAFVAANSAVIFTFAVLASNLYLATFAHLLLAYPGGTLSRRDRRIATVVYALCALGALPILLSGLEVTCDRCPESVIQITDSTTVGTVGDILTSIAAVVLAGAVIWVLTARWRAASGPQRRVLAPLLWSGIVLIALVAVTLTSQTVSGDQVPGILPVAWQVVFAAVPFAFLGGLLRGQIAQADAVGELLQRLGEASTGDLRGLLADALGDPSLQLLYWVEEGWVRRDGRSADRPNHAYTPVELNGELVGAIIHDASLEPEAVGHVAAAAGLAMRGERLEAALRRSRARIVEAGLQERRRLERNLHDGAQQRLVALSLSLRIAQNQIAKNPEAAAQMVGAAQEELTRALEELRELARGIHPAVLSDRGLQAAVEALAVRSPLPVKVVEVPGERLPEPVEAAAYFVIAEALTNVAKYAHASNATVAVRRTNGHACVEVRDDGVGGADPGRGSGLQGLADRVGALDGSLALDSPPGSGTTLRAEIPV; this comes from the coding sequence TTGAACGCCCTCACCCGCGCGCTGGCGATGCTGGCGCTCGCCGCCCTCCTGGTAGGGCTGCTGGCCGCCGCCGTGATCGCCGGGTCCGACCACGTCGACGACACCGCCTTCGCGATCGCCTTCATGGTCGGCGTCGGCTACGCCTGGATCGCGACCGGCCTGTTCGCCTGGTCCCGCCGGCCCGCCAACAAGGTGGGCGCGCTGATGGCGGCCACGGGCTTCGCCTGGCTGCTGAACGCGTTCGTGGCCGCGAACTCCGCGGTGATCTTCACGTTCGCCGTCCTCGCCTCGAACCTCTACCTGGCGACGTTCGCGCACCTCCTGCTCGCCTACCCGGGCGGCACGCTGAGCCGGCGGGACCGCCGGATCGCGACCGTCGTCTACGCGCTGTGCGCCCTCGGCGCGCTGCCGATCCTGTTGTCCGGGCTCGAGGTCACGTGCGACCGCTGCCCCGAGAGCGTCATTCAGATCACCGACAGCACCACGGTCGGCACGGTCGGCGACATCCTCACCTCGATCGCCGCCGTCGTCCTCGCGGGCGCCGTGATCTGGGTCCTCACCGCCCGCTGGCGCGCCGCGAGCGGCCCGCAGCGCCGCGTCCTCGCGCCGCTGCTGTGGTCCGGCATCGTGCTGATCGCGCTCGTGGCGGTGACGCTGACGTCGCAGACCGTCTCCGGCGACCAGGTGCCGGGCATCCTGCCGGTCGCCTGGCAGGTCGTCTTCGCCGCCGTCCCGTTCGCGTTCCTCGGCGGGCTGCTGCGCGGCCAGATCGCCCAGGCCGACGCGGTCGGCGAGCTGCTTCAGCGCCTCGGCGAGGCCTCCACCGGCGATCTGCGTGGTCTGCTCGCGGACGCGCTCGGCGACCCGTCGCTGCAGCTCCTGTACTGGGTGGAGGAGGGCTGGGTGCGCCGTGACGGCCGCAGCGCCGACCGGCCCAACCACGCCTACACGCCCGTCGAGCTCAACGGCGAGCTGGTCGGCGCGATCATCCACGACGCGAGCCTCGAGCCCGAAGCGGTCGGGCACGTCGCCGCCGCCGCGGGCCTCGCCATGCGCGGTGAGCGCCTGGAGGCGGCGCTGCGCCGCTCACGGGCGCGGATCGTCGAGGCCGGCCTGCAGGAGCGCCGCCGGCTCGAGCGCAACCTGCACGACGGCGCGCAGCAGCGTCTCGTGGCGTTGTCGCTCAGCCTCCGGATCGCCCAGAACCAGATCGCCAAGAACCCGGAAGCGGCCGCGCAGATGGTCGGCGCCGCCCAGGAGGAGCTGACCCGCGCGCTCGAAGAGCTGCGCGAGCTCGCCCGCGGCATCCACCCCGCGGTGCTCTCCGACCGTGGGCTGCAGGCCGCCGTGGAAGCGCTCGCGGTGCGGTCCCCGCTGCCGGTCAAGGTCGTCGAGGTGCCGGGCGAGCGCCTGCCCGAGCCGGTCGAGGCCGCCGCCTACTTCGTGATCGCCGAGGCGCTCACGAACGTGGCGAAATACGCGCACGCGTCCAACGCGACGGTGGCCGTCCGCCGCACGAACGGGCATGCTTGCGTGGAAGTGCGCGACGACGGTGTCGGCGGTGCCGATCCGGGACGAGGTTCCGGATTGCAGGGGCTTGCCGATAGGGTCGGGGCGTTGGATGGTTCACTGGCGCTCGACTCACCACCCGGGTCGGGCACTACTCTCCGAGCTGAGATCCCCGTATGA
- the def gene encoding peptide deformylase: protein MADEAHGQVVEPGDQLDPETRARREAALKFVRKYGDPVLRTRALEITRFDEELREEVRRMGRLMHDSYGIGLAATQVGRVHRLLVYRTELEGSIAALVNPVLEWASKDKETSEEGCLSLPGVGVDVERPVHVRVSALDEYGKPILVEASGLEARVIQHEMDHLDGVLILDRTSRDQRKQAMRTLREKLEATAA from the coding sequence GTGGCCGATGAAGCGCACGGACAGGTCGTAGAGCCCGGCGATCAGCTCGATCCCGAGACGCGCGCCCGCCGCGAGGCCGCGCTCAAGTTCGTCCGCAAGTACGGCGACCCGGTGCTGCGTACCCGCGCGCTGGAGATCACCCGCTTCGACGAGGAGTTGCGCGAGGAGGTCCGCCGCATGGGCCGCCTGATGCACGACTCCTACGGGATCGGGCTGGCCGCTACCCAGGTGGGCCGGGTGCACCGGCTGCTCGTCTACCGCACCGAGCTCGAGGGCTCGATCGCCGCGCTCGTCAACCCCGTGCTGGAGTGGGCGAGCAAGGACAAGGAGACGTCCGAGGAGGGCTGCCTGTCGCTGCCGGGCGTCGGCGTGGACGTGGAGCGGCCCGTCCACGTGCGCGTATCCGCCCTGGACGAGTACGGCAAGCCGATCCTCGTCGAGGCCTCGGGGCTCGAGGCCCGCGTCATCCAGCACGAGATGGACCACCTGGACGGCGTCCTCATCCTGGACCGCACGTCGCGTGACCAGCGCAAGCAGGCCATGCGCACCCTCCGCGAAAAGCTCGAAGCCACGGCCGCTTGA
- a CDS encoding response regulator transcription factor: MSTEETPLKVVVAEDSVLLREGLVRLLEDSGFEVAGQAGDGEDLIRKVGAHKPDVAVIDVRMPPSHTDEGLRAARKIRADHPGTGVLVLSQYVEEAYALDLLSESTESTGYLLKDRVADVDTFTDAVRRVAGGGSALDPEVVALLLGRRRREDPLEGLTAREREVLGLMAEGRSNAAIAEALVVTERAVEKHVTSIFSKLDLTPTVEDHRRVLAVLAYLRSS; the protein is encoded by the coding sequence ATGAGCACAGAAGAAACTCCCTTGAAGGTCGTCGTCGCCGAAGATTCCGTGCTCCTGCGGGAGGGCCTCGTGCGCTTGCTCGAGGACTCCGGCTTCGAGGTCGCGGGCCAGGCCGGTGACGGCGAGGACCTGATCCGCAAGGTCGGCGCCCACAAGCCCGACGTGGCCGTGATCGACGTGCGGATGCCGCCGTCGCACACCGACGAGGGCCTGCGCGCCGCGCGCAAGATCCGCGCGGACCACCCCGGCACGGGCGTGCTGGTGCTCAGCCAGTACGTCGAGGAGGCCTACGCGCTCGACCTGCTGTCGGAGTCGACGGAGTCCACGGGCTACCTGCTCAAGGACCGCGTCGCCGACGTGGACACGTTCACGGACGCCGTGCGCCGCGTCGCCGGCGGCGGCTCCGCGCTGGACCCGGAGGTCGTAGCCCTGCTGCTCGGCCGCCGCCGGCGCGAGGACCCGCTCGAGGGCCTGACGGCACGCGAGCGCGAGGTGCTCGGGCTGATGGCCGAGGGCCGGTCCAACGCGGCCATCGCCGAGGCGCTGGTCGTGACCGAGCGCGCGGTCGAGAAGCACGTGACGTCGATCTTCTCCAAGCTCGACCTGACGCCGACGGTCGAGGATCACCGCCGCGTGCTCGCGGTCCTGGCGTACCTGCGCTCTAGCTAG
- a CDS encoding zinc-ribbon domain-containing protein, whose protein sequence is MSETETGAICPACHEPWLRATNLPGRYRCVNCLHRFELRSVCPNCGEHSTIVRMSNTALYMCGHCQSSMLAPI, encoded by the coding sequence TTGAGCGAGACCGAGACGGGCGCGATCTGCCCCGCCTGCCACGAGCCGTGGCTGCGCGCGACCAACCTGCCCGGGCGCTACCGCTGCGTCAACTGCCTGCACCGGTTCGAACTTCGCAGCGTGTGCCCAAACTGCGGCGAGCACTCGACGATCGTGCGGATGTCGAACACGGCCCTGTATATGTGCGGGCACTGTCAATCCTCGATGCTCGCGCCTATCTGA
- the rsmB gene encoding 16S rRNA (cytosine(967)-C(5))-methyltransferase RsmB, whose translation MAYAVIRRVFEGGAWADRALHGEARRLRLDARDLGLATQLSYGTVQRVATLDHVIEQLAGRVPAKLDKPVLAALRLGVFQLTFLDRVPAHAAVGESVELAKRDAPRGAGLVNAVLRRASREARPLIARLKDDTPQHAALAHSHPEWIAQLWFDALGPEDARALMAADNTSAEAVLRANTLKTTAVELLERLQVDARVEQDALILDQPFDAFSAPEWEQGLLMPQSRAAMAVGRLLDPQPGERVLDLCAAPGGKTTHLAALMRNEGQVVAVEKHVGRAGALTRTAARMGATIVEVQNRDATEPADGTFDRVLVDPPCSDLGTLASRPDARWRKAGRPEALAGLQQQILQAGANALRPGGTLVYSTCTISPGENEQVVSAFLAGHPDFTVDDLGTELPLWKHPTMPQHLQTLPHRDRTDGFFIARLRRAS comes from the coding sequence GTGGCCTATGCCGTCATTCGACGCGTGTTCGAGGGCGGCGCCTGGGCCGACCGCGCGCTGCACGGCGAAGCCCGCCGTCTGCGGCTGGACGCGCGCGATCTCGGCCTCGCCACGCAGCTCAGCTACGGGACCGTGCAACGGGTCGCGACGCTCGACCACGTGATCGAGCAGCTCGCCGGCCGCGTCCCGGCCAAGCTCGACAAGCCGGTGCTGGCCGCGCTTCGCCTTGGTGTCTTTCAGCTGACCTTCCTGGACCGCGTCCCCGCGCACGCGGCGGTGGGGGAGTCGGTCGAGCTCGCCAAGCGGGACGCGCCGCGCGGCGCCGGCCTGGTCAACGCCGTGCTCCGCCGCGCAAGCCGCGAAGCCCGTCCGCTGATCGCCAGGCTCAAGGACGACACGCCTCAGCACGCCGCGCTCGCCCACTCGCACCCGGAGTGGATCGCGCAGCTGTGGTTCGACGCCCTGGGCCCGGAGGACGCCCGCGCCCTGATGGCCGCCGACAACACGTCCGCCGAAGCGGTCCTGCGCGCGAACACGCTCAAGACCACGGCCGTCGAGCTACTGGAGCGGCTGCAGGTCGACGCCCGGGTCGAGCAGGACGCGCTGATCCTCGACCAGCCCTTCGACGCGTTCTCGGCCCCGGAGTGGGAGCAGGGCCTGCTGATGCCGCAGTCTCGCGCCGCGATGGCCGTCGGCCGCCTCCTGGACCCGCAGCCCGGCGAGCGCGTGCTCGACCTGTGCGCCGCGCCCGGCGGCAAGACCACCCACCTGGCCGCCCTCATGCGCAATGAGGGCCAGGTCGTCGCCGTCGAGAAGCACGTCGGTCGCGCGGGCGCGCTCACGCGTACGGCCGCGCGCATGGGGGCGACCATCGTCGAGGTGCAGAACCGCGACGCGACCGAGCCCGCCGACGGCACGTTCGACCGCGTCCTCGTCGACCCGCCCTGCAGTGACCTCGGCACGCTGGCCTCGCGTCCGGACGCCCGCTGGCGCAAGGCCGGCCGGCCGGAGGCGCTGGCCGGCTTGCAGCAGCAGATCCTGCAGGCCGGAGCGAACGCACTCAGGCCCGGCGGTACCCTCGTGTACTCGACGTGCACGATCTCGCCCGGTGAGAACGAGCAAGTGGTGAGCGCCTTCCTGGCCGGTCATCCAGACTTCACCGTCGATGACCTAGGAACTGAGCTCCCGCTCTGGAAGCATCCGACCATGCCGCAGCACCTGCAGACGCTCCCGCACAGAGACCGGACGGACGGTTTCTTCATCGCGCGGCTGAGGCGAGCCTCTTGA
- a CDS encoding ABC transporter ATP-binding protein, whose amino-acid sequence MNIVSTADLRRTYGEGETAVHALAGVTLSFPAAQFTAIMGPSGSGKSTLMHLLAGLDKPTSGSVVVDGQELAGLGDSGLTALRRDRLGFVFQAFNLVPVLTAEENIKLPLTLAGRQVDQAWFDTLVDTVGLRDRLSHRPSELSGGQQQRVAVARALVHRPAVLFADEPTGNLDSQSSEEVLNLLRQAVDEFDQTVIMVTHEAAAAAVADRIVILRDGVVVHDGEGTDAEGVLDLMKAVG is encoded by the coding sequence ATGAACATCGTTTCGACGGCGGACCTGCGCCGCACCTACGGCGAAGGCGAGACCGCCGTGCACGCGCTCGCTGGGGTGACGCTGTCGTTCCCTGCCGCGCAGTTCACCGCCATCATGGGCCCGTCCGGGTCCGGTAAATCGACCCTGATGCACCTGCTCGCCGGGCTCGACAAACCCACGTCGGGCTCGGTGGTGGTCGACGGCCAGGAGCTGGCGGGGCTGGGCGACTCCGGGCTGACCGCGCTGCGCCGCGACCGCCTCGGCTTCGTCTTCCAGGCCTTCAACCTCGTGCCGGTCCTCACCGCCGAGGAGAACATCAAGCTGCCGCTGACGCTCGCCGGCCGCCAGGTCGACCAGGCGTGGTTCGACACGCTGGTCGACACCGTCGGCCTGCGCGACCGGCTCTCGCACCGCCCGTCGGAGCTGTCCGGCGGCCAGCAGCAGCGCGTCGCCGTGGCGCGCGCGCTCGTGCACCGCCCGGCCGTGCTGTTCGCCGACGAGCCGACCGGCAACCTGGACTCGCAGTCGTCCGAGGAAGTGCTGAACCTGCTCCGCCAGGCCGTCGACGAGTTCGACCAGACCGTGATCATGGTCACCCACGAGGCCGCGGCCGCCGCGGTCGCCGACCGGATCGTGATCCTGCGGGACGGCGTCGTCGTCCACGATGGCGAAGGCACCGACGCCGAGGGCGTGCTCGACCTGATGAAGGCGGTGGGCTGA
- a CDS encoding ABC transporter permease — translation MTKVALRGLLTRKLRSVLTGFAVVIGVAFVVGTLVFTDTIDESFKNLFERTQQGVDVAVEAKQAVKSDFSVPPTMPSSALDEVKSVPGVAVAEGSVTSDGTLLDKEGEVITSNGPPTLIISASEEKVFQSLEYPEGKAPATADEVALDRGTAKKYGFKVGDKATVSGRAPKKTYTVSGIATLDGNDNLGGSRMVVMTLPEAQRATGHDGYDSISVSTGGEDPDTVKQAIATKLGGDFLVRTGKEAAEQQAQDLSDALGFLRIALLIFAGVALLVGGFLIFNTFTVTVAQRTKEFALLRVLGASRGQVLRSVLIETFAVGLVASIIGVLAGLVVAPALAALLRAGGIDLGSTGIVVSPATVIIGLVIGMVATMISGFVPALRATRVEPVTAMRDAVTPGLKHMGTIRLVGSGILAGVGLLVLFYGLFGGIDSGGTAASLVGLGAVLMMFAFAFLAPLLVRPLARVLGAPMVRLQGLTGVLARENAIRQPQRTAVTAAALMVGLALVVLVAVFAAGLNASITKTIDDQVKAALVVQNQDGFSPIPADVVSTVAKVPGVTDVASMRFAVGLAKGDSGTTAVNGIDPAQFNSVITLKWADGSADRISALTDAQTIVEADWAKSRDLAVGSTVQFTTPVGKQVDYEITGTFESQAGLTADVLLANSALERDWNAKDIAYAMVAAGADADDDQLATAANKALSGFPQTEALTRDEFKDNAAGQINQLLGLVYGLLLLSVIVALLGIVNTLALSVHERLRELGMLRAVGMSRRQVRRMVRAESVITAGIGAILGIVLGVVFALIISRPLAEQGFVFTLPIGTLLLFFVLAALAGVVAAIPPARRASKVDVLRAVTTE, via the coding sequence GTGACCAAGGTCGCGCTGCGCGGCCTGCTCACGCGCAAGCTGCGCTCGGTGCTGACGGGGTTCGCCGTCGTCATCGGCGTGGCCTTCGTCGTCGGCACGCTGGTGTTCACGGACACCATCGACGAGTCGTTCAAGAACCTGTTCGAGCGCACCCAGCAGGGCGTCGACGTGGCGGTCGAGGCCAAGCAGGCGGTCAAGTCGGACTTCTCGGTCCCGCCGACGATGCCGTCCTCGGCGCTCGACGAGGTCAAGTCCGTGCCGGGCGTCGCGGTCGCCGAGGGCAGCGTCACCTCCGACGGCACGCTGCTCGACAAGGAGGGGGAGGTCATCACCTCCAACGGGCCGCCGACGCTGATCATCTCCGCGTCGGAGGAGAAGGTCTTCCAGTCCCTCGAGTACCCGGAGGGCAAGGCGCCGGCGACCGCCGACGAGGTCGCGCTCGACCGCGGCACGGCGAAGAAGTACGGCTTCAAGGTCGGTGACAAGGCGACCGTCTCCGGGCGCGCGCCCAAGAAGACCTACACGGTCTCCGGCATCGCCACGCTCGACGGCAACGACAACCTCGGCGGCTCGCGCATGGTCGTGATGACGCTGCCCGAGGCGCAGCGGGCCACCGGCCACGACGGCTACGACTCGATCTCGGTCTCGACCGGTGGGGAAGACCCGGACACGGTCAAGCAGGCGATCGCGACCAAGCTCGGCGGCGACTTCCTCGTCCGCACGGGCAAGGAGGCGGCCGAGCAGCAGGCGCAGGACCTGTCGGACGCGCTCGGCTTCCTGCGGATCGCGCTGCTGATCTTCGCCGGCGTCGCGCTGCTCGTCGGCGGGTTCCTGATCTTCAACACGTTCACGGTGACGGTCGCGCAGCGCACGAAGGAGTTCGCGCTGCTGCGCGTGCTCGGCGCCTCCCGCGGCCAGGTGCTGCGATCGGTGCTGATCGAGACGTTCGCCGTCGGCCTGGTCGCGTCGATCATCGGCGTGCTGGCGGGCCTGGTGGTCGCGCCCGCGCTCGCCGCGCTGCTGCGCGCCGGCGGCATCGACCTCGGGTCCACCGGCATCGTCGTCTCGCCCGCGACCGTGATCATCGGCCTCGTCATCGGCATGGTCGCGACGATGATCTCGGGCTTCGTGCCGGCCCTCCGCGCCACACGGGTGGAGCCGGTCACGGCCATGCGCGACGCGGTCACGCCTGGCCTCAAGCACATGGGCACGATCCGGCTCGTCGGCTCCGGCATCCTCGCCGGCGTCGGCCTGCTCGTGCTCTTCTACGGGCTGTTCGGCGGGATCGACTCGGGCGGCACGGCCGCATCCCTGGTCGGCCTGGGTGCGGTGCTGATGATGTTCGCCTTCGCGTTCCTGGCACCGCTGCTGGTGCGCCCGCTCGCCCGGGTGCTCGGCGCGCCGATGGTGCGCCTGCAGGGCCTGACGGGGGTCCTCGCGCGCGAGAACGCGATCCGCCAACCGCAGCGCACGGCGGTCACCGCCGCCGCGCTGATGGTCGGCCTCGCGCTCGTGGTGCTCGTCGCCGTGTTCGCGGCCGGGCTGAACGCGTCGATCACCAAGACGATCGACGACCAGGTCAAGGCCGCGCTCGTCGTCCAGAACCAGGACGGGTTCAGCCCGATCCCGGCGGACGTCGTGTCCACCGTGGCCAAGGTGCCCGGGGTGACCGACGTGGCGTCGATGCGGTTCGCGGTCGGCCTGGCCAAGGGCGACAGCGGCACGACCGCGGTCAACGGCATCGACCCCGCGCAGTTCAACTCGGTGATCACGCTCAAGTGGGCGGACGGGAGCGCCGACCGGATCAGCGCGTTGACCGACGCGCAGACGATCGTCGAGGCCGACTGGGCCAAGAGCCGCGACCTCGCCGTCGGCAGCACGGTGCAGTTCACGACGCCGGTCGGCAAGCAGGTCGACTACGAGATCACGGGCACGTTCGAGAGCCAGGCGGGCCTGACCGCCGACGTCCTGCTCGCCAACAGCGCCCTCGAGCGCGACTGGAACGCGAAGGACATCGCCTACGCGATGGTCGCCGCCGGCGCGGACGCCGACGACGATCAGCTCGCGACGGCGGCCAACAAGGCGCTGTCGGGCTTCCCGCAGACCGAGGCGCTCACGCGCGACGAGTTCAAGGACAACGCCGCGGGGCAGATCAACCAGCTGCTGGGGCTCGTCTACGGCCTGCTGCTGCTGTCGGTGATCGTGGCGTTGCTGGGCATCGTCAACACGCTCGCGCTGTCCGTGCACGAGCGCCTGCGGGAGCTCGGGATGCTGCGCGCGGTCGGCATGAGCCGGCGCCAGGTGCGCCGGATGGTCCGCGCGGAGTCGGTGATCACGGCCGGCATCGGCGCGATCCTCGGCATCGTGCTCGGGGTCGTGTTCGCGCTGATCATCTCGCGTCCACTGGCCGAGCAGGGCTTCGTGTTCACGCTGCCGATCGGCACGTTGCTCCTGTTCTTCGTGCTCGCGGCGCTCGCGGGCGTGGTCGCGGCGATCCCGCCGGCGCGGCGCGCGTCGAAGGTCGACGTCCTGCGGGCGGTGACGACGGAGTGA